From the genome of Hyalangium gracile, one region includes:
- a CDS encoding hemerythrin domain-containing protein translates to MDALAMLKQQHQEVDELFARLQQADEEERITLLGQISEKLTIHAEIEERHFYPFARRMGIQDMVDRSLQEHAEVRMLISEILQLKRHDPRIMQDAMTLMTSVQSHVKEEEETLFPRLAGLASAEDLRNVGMEMRRTMDELSQQELLKMAEHEGSNLMPE, encoded by the coding sequence ATGGACGCGCTCGCAATGCTGAAGCAGCAGCACCAGGAAGTGGATGAGCTGTTCGCTCGCCTCCAGCAGGCCGACGAGGAGGAGCGCATCACCCTCCTGGGGCAGATCTCGGAGAAGCTCACCATCCACGCCGAGATCGAGGAGCGGCACTTCTATCCCTTCGCTCGCCGCATGGGCATCCAGGACATGGTGGACCGCTCGCTGCAGGAGCACGCCGAGGTCCGGATGCTGATCTCGGAGATCCTCCAGCTCAAGCGGCACGATCCGCGCATCATGCAGGACGCGATGACGCTCATGACGTCCGTGCAGTCGCACGTGAAGGAGGAGGAGGAGACGCTCTTCCCGCGCCTGGCGGGCCTGGCCTCGGCGGAGGACCTGCGCAACGTGGGCATGGAGATGCGGCGCACCATGGATGAGCTGTCCCAGCAGGAGCTGCTCAAGATGGCCGAGCACGAGGGCAGCAACCTGATGCCCGAGTAG
- a CDS encoding elongation factor G, protein MKHPASPRVVALVGPQGAGKTTLLESLLRVTGAGPLRPPGGDGAASGRAMTLEMAAATTEFMGERWTFIDCPGAPEFLQEARHALMICDAALVVCDMGPERAAALSPLFQFLDARQIPHLLFLNALHESGPSLRALLDSLQVVSARPLVLREIPLREGDRMVGIVDLVSERAWGTTAEQEAALIPLPETDRPLEEAARRQMLERLADQDDALLEQLIEEVVPPPGVLYEQMARALREDRLVPVFIGSAERGLGLLRLLKGLRHEVPGVEETRTRLGLSASGGSLVQPFKIWHLPHVGKQSLARVWRGTVVDGGTLCGGRVSGVLQPHGAKHTPVGTAHEGEVAIIGRLDAAHCGDRVEMDGARRTTGWPVAPPPMHQVAITAEKRTDDVKLPGALARLVEEDTSLSVDQEPDTQRLLLGGQGELHLREALERLNTRLRVPVVVHPVPIPYRETVRRRGTHHARYKRQSGGHGQFGDVVVEVRPLPRGQGFSFDSAVVGGAVPRQYIPAVEEGVLEGLRRGPLGFPVVDVAVTLTGGTYHSVDSSDQAFRTAARLALAEVLPKLEPVLLEPILRVELHVPRDAMPRAQRLVTGRRGQLLGFDADLELPGWEILTAYMPQAELKGFIVELRSASAGLGSYVAHHDHYAELMGRQAERVVSHQPMAER, encoded by the coding sequence ATGAAGCACCCTGCCTCGCCGCGTGTCGTCGCTCTCGTGGGTCCTCAGGGAGCAGGCAAGACGACGCTGTTGGAGTCCCTGCTGCGCGTCACGGGCGCGGGGCCGCTGCGCCCTCCAGGCGGAGATGGCGCAGCGAGCGGACGCGCCATGACGCTGGAGATGGCGGCGGCCACCACGGAGTTCATGGGCGAGCGCTGGACGTTCATCGACTGCCCGGGCGCCCCCGAGTTCCTCCAGGAGGCCCGACACGCCCTGATGATCTGCGACGCGGCCCTGGTGGTGTGTGACATGGGGCCCGAGCGCGCGGCGGCCCTGTCCCCGCTCTTCCAGTTCCTGGATGCGCGCCAGATCCCCCACCTGCTCTTCCTCAATGCGCTCCACGAGAGCGGTCCGTCGCTGCGAGCCCTGCTCGACTCCCTGCAGGTCGTCTCCGCCCGTCCGCTGGTGCTCCGGGAGATCCCGCTCCGAGAGGGAGATCGGATGGTGGGCATCGTGGATCTCGTGAGCGAGCGGGCCTGGGGCACGACGGCCGAGCAGGAGGCCGCGCTCATCCCCCTGCCAGAGACCGACCGCCCCCTGGAGGAGGCCGCGCGCCGCCAGATGCTCGAGCGGCTGGCGGACCAGGATGACGCGCTCCTGGAGCAGCTCATCGAGGAAGTGGTGCCGCCGCCCGGCGTGCTCTACGAGCAGATGGCCCGAGCGCTGCGCGAGGATCGGCTGGTGCCCGTCTTCATCGGCTCGGCCGAGCGGGGGCTGGGGCTCTTGCGGCTGCTCAAGGGGCTGCGCCACGAAGTCCCCGGCGTCGAGGAGACACGCACCCGCCTGGGGCTCTCCGCCAGCGGTGGCTCGCTGGTCCAGCCCTTCAAGATCTGGCACCTGCCGCACGTGGGGAAGCAGTCGCTGGCTCGCGTGTGGCGAGGCACGGTGGTGGACGGGGGCACGCTGTGCGGAGGCCGCGTGAGCGGTGTGCTCCAGCCTCATGGAGCGAAGCACACCCCCGTGGGCACGGCGCACGAGGGGGAGGTGGCGATCATCGGCCGGCTGGATGCGGCGCACTGTGGAGATCGCGTGGAGATGGACGGAGCCCGGCGCACGACGGGCTGGCCCGTGGCGCCCCCGCCGATGCACCAGGTGGCGATCACCGCCGAGAAGCGCACGGACGACGTGAAGCTGCCGGGCGCGCTCGCTCGACTGGTGGAGGAGGATACCTCCCTCTCGGTGGATCAGGAGCCGGACACCCAGCGGCTGCTGCTGGGGGGCCAGGGTGAGCTGCACCTGCGCGAGGCGCTCGAGCGGCTGAACACCCGCCTCCGGGTGCCAGTGGTGGTGCACCCGGTGCCCATCCCCTATCGGGAGACGGTGCGTCGGCGTGGCACGCACCATGCCCGGTACAAGCGGCAGTCCGGCGGACACGGGCAGTTCGGCGACGTGGTGGTGGAGGTACGGCCGCTGCCGCGCGGGCAGGGCTTCTCCTTTGACTCAGCCGTGGTGGGCGGCGCCGTGCCCCGGCAGTACATCCCCGCCGTCGAGGAGGGGGTGCTGGAGGGGCTGCGCCGGGGGCCGCTCGGCTTCCCGGTGGTGGACGTGGCCGTCACGCTCACCGGGGGCACCTACCACTCGGTGGACAGCTCGGATCAGGCCTTCCGCACCGCCGCGCGGCTGGCGCTGGCGGAGGTGCTGCCCAAGCTGGAGCCGGTGCTCCTGGAGCCCATCCTCCGGGTGGAGCTCCACGTCCCCCGCGACGCGATGCCTCGAGCGCAGCGGCTCGTCACCGGCCGGCGGGGACAGCTCCTGGGCTTCGACGCCGACCTGGAGCTGCCCGGCTGGGAGATCCTCACGGCGTACATGCCCCAGGCGGAGCTGAAGGGCTTCATCGTGGAGCTGCGCTCGGCGTCCGCCGGGCTCGGCTCCTACGTGGCCCACCATGACCACTACGCGGAGCTGATGGGCCGCCAGGCCGAGCGCGTCGTGAGCCACCAGCCGATGGCGGAGCGGTAG
- a CDS encoding type 1 glutamine amidotransferase domain-containing protein, producing MSLKNPNVVNPKQKKRVAIVIANPATSVTTGWPVGFWWSELTHPYFAFTEKGYEVELFSPNGGRCEGDGMSDPRDASGYSASDLISMGFISTPALAKLVQETRKVAEIDVSKFDAIVVAGGQAPMFSFEGATDLHKKFVEFYEAGKIAAALCHGVAVLRYARLSNGELLVKGKTVTGFANVEEDFADNAVWSMNLLPRGKHLMPWRIEDELRRLGANYIQAGLWREFAIRDGNLITGQQNFSGSRTAELISEALGA from the coding sequence ATGAGCCTGAAGAATCCGAACGTCGTCAACCCGAAGCAGAAGAAGCGCGTCGCCATCGTGATCGCCAACCCGGCGACCTCGGTCACCACCGGCTGGCCCGTGGGCTTCTGGTGGAGCGAGCTCACGCACCCGTACTTCGCCTTCACGGAGAAGGGCTACGAGGTCGAGCTCTTCAGCCCCAACGGCGGCCGGTGCGAGGGAGACGGGATGAGCGATCCGCGGGATGCCAGTGGCTACTCCGCGAGCGATCTCATCAGCATGGGGTTCATCTCCACCCCGGCGCTGGCGAAGCTCGTCCAGGAGACGCGGAAGGTGGCCGAGATCGACGTGTCGAAGTTCGACGCCATCGTGGTGGCTGGCGGCCAGGCGCCCATGTTCTCCTTCGAGGGGGCCACGGACCTGCACAAGAAGTTCGTGGAGTTCTACGAGGCGGGGAAGATCGCCGCCGCGCTGTGCCACGGCGTGGCCGTGCTGCGCTACGCCCGCCTGAGCAACGGGGAACTGCTGGTGAAGGGCAAGACGGTGACGGGCTTCGCCAACGTGGAGGAGGACTTCGCGGACAACGCGGTGTGGAGCATGAACCTGCTGCCTCGCGGCAAGCACCTGATGCCGTGGCGCATCGAGGACGAGCTGCGGCGGCTCGGCGCCAACTACATCCAGGCGGGCCTCTGGCGGGAGTTCGCCATCCGTGACGGCAACCTCATCACGGGCCAGCAGAACTTCTCGGGCAGCCGGACGGCCGAGCTGATCTCGGAAGCGCTCGGCGCCTGA
- a CDS encoding LysR family transcriptional regulator, with the protein MEPSDLSLLATLDALLQEGSVTKAARRLGLSTPGMSHALARIRERLGDPLLVRAGRSMVLTPRAEALRPRVRSLVEEAARALEAERPFAARELERTFVVYTSDYVLTLLGPALDRVVHAEAPSVALRFVPITTDDSAPLREGAADLSIGIYGELPPEMRIRQLITDRFVCVVRKDHPTVKQRLSLDQFLQLEHVQVAPRGKPGGYIDDVLRERGQERRVVRAVPYFMTGLMLVSETDYVLTISERIARLMAPRLGLRILESPLPLRPYALQLVWHPRLDGDEAHRWLRDVLLRVSQEIASDVHPNPRTRLDPTDPTSGESRKRPPRQRS; encoded by the coding sequence ATGGAACCTTCGGACCTCAGTCTGCTCGCGACGCTGGATGCGCTCCTTCAGGAGGGCAGCGTCACCAAGGCGGCGCGGCGCCTCGGGCTCTCGACGCCAGGCATGAGCCACGCGCTGGCACGGATCCGCGAGCGGCTGGGGGATCCGCTGCTCGTCCGCGCCGGGCGCTCCATGGTGCTCACCCCGCGGGCCGAGGCCCTCCGGCCGAGGGTGAGGAGCCTGGTGGAAGAGGCCGCGCGGGCGCTCGAGGCGGAGCGCCCGTTCGCGGCGCGGGAGCTCGAGCGCACCTTCGTCGTCTACACCAGCGACTACGTCCTCACGCTGCTCGGGCCCGCGCTGGACCGGGTGGTCCACGCCGAGGCGCCGAGTGTCGCCCTCCGCTTCGTCCCCATCACCACGGATGACTCGGCCCCGCTGCGCGAGGGGGCCGCGGATCTGTCCATCGGCATCTATGGGGAGCTTCCGCCGGAGATGCGGATCCGGCAGCTCATCACCGACCGCTTCGTCTGCGTCGTCCGCAAGGATCATCCGACGGTGAAGCAGCGGCTGAGCCTCGACCAGTTCCTCCAGCTCGAGCACGTGCAGGTGGCGCCGCGAGGAAAGCCCGGCGGCTACATCGACGACGTGCTGCGCGAGCGAGGCCAGGAGCGGCGCGTGGTGCGCGCGGTGCCGTACTTCATGACGGGGCTGATGCTCGTCTCCGAGACGGACTATGTGCTGACAATCTCCGAGCGGATCGCCCGGCTGATGGCGCCGCGGCTCGGCCTGCGCATCCTCGAGTCGCCGCTGCCGCTGCGGCCGTATGCGCTCCAACTCGTCTGGCATCCCCGCCTGGACGGAGACGAGGCCCACCGCTGGCTCCGGGACGTGCTCCTGCGCGTCTCGCAGGAGATCGCCAGCGACGTGCATCCGAATCCGCGGACCCGGCTCGATCCCACGGATCCCACGAGCGGCGAGTCACGCAAGCGCCCTCCGCGCCAGCGCTCGTAG
- a CDS encoding DUF2087 domain-containing protein: MAPLTDSVGHETWRWREDVNVMRGTAAQPTIHLHTGHPDFNDWALLRRDLYDAKRVDRSPDGRRYWKVAPAS, from the coding sequence GTGGCTCCGCTCACCGACTCCGTGGGACACGAGACATGGCGCTGGAGGGAGGACGTGAACGTGATGCGCGGCACGGCGGCGCAACCTACCATCCACCTCCACACCGGTCACCCAGACTTCAATGACTGGGCGCTGCTCCGCCGCGATCTCTACGACGCGAAGCGGGTGGACCGCTCGCCCGACGGCCGGCGCTACTGGAAGGTCGCCCCGGCGAGCTGA
- a CDS encoding MoaD/ThiS family protein, translating into MSGATVREALEAYFARHPQVRGYVLDEQDALRHHVVVFVNGSQLRDRSNQGEAIGEAAEIYVMQALSGG; encoded by the coding sequence GTGAGCGGAGCCACCGTTCGCGAGGCCCTCGAGGCGTACTTTGCCCGCCATCCCCAGGTGCGCGGCTACGTGCTCGACGAACAGGATGCGCTGCGCCATCACGTCGTCGTCTTCGTGAACGGCAGCCAGCTCCGCGATCGCTCGAACCAGGGAGAGGCGATCGGCGAGGCGGCGGAGATCTACGTCATGCAGGCGCTCTCAGGGGGTTGA
- a CDS encoding WD40/YVTN/BNR-like repeat-containing protein → MSDRIFVATRKGLFELRRSNGRWSIAHASFLGDAVSLVAGSPSEGTVYAALGLGHFGVKLRASSDGGQRWEELPAPAFPKKPEGLEETLPDGKPWPWRVEQIWALEAAHGALWCGTVGGGLFCSQDRGRSWELVRGLWEHPLRKKWFGGGTDLPGIHSICPHPKNANELVIGVSCGGVWRTQDGGQRWEVSQGMFAEYMPPELREDPAIQDPHRLARCAAQPDRIWSQHHNGVFRSDDAGNRWVNIAESAPSVFGFAMAVHPKNPDVAWRVPAIKDEQRVPVDARVVVSRTRDAGKSWEVLREGLPQEHAYDLTLRHALDVDATGDRLAFGSTTGSLWVSENGGDSWAHISAHLPPVYAVRFA, encoded by the coding sequence ATGTCGGACCGCATCTTCGTCGCCACACGCAAGGGGCTCTTCGAGCTTCGCCGCTCCAACGGTCGCTGGAGCATCGCCCACGCCTCCTTCCTGGGAGACGCGGTCTCGCTGGTGGCCGGGTCGCCTTCGGAGGGGACCGTCTACGCCGCGCTCGGCCTGGGCCACTTCGGCGTGAAGCTGCGCGCCTCCTCCGACGGAGGCCAGCGCTGGGAGGAGCTGCCCGCCCCCGCCTTCCCGAAGAAGCCGGAGGGCCTGGAGGAGACGCTCCCGGATGGCAAGCCGTGGCCCTGGCGCGTGGAGCAGATCTGGGCGCTCGAGGCGGCGCACGGCGCGCTCTGGTGCGGCACCGTCGGCGGAGGCCTCTTCTGCTCCCAGGATCGCGGGCGCTCCTGGGAGCTGGTGCGTGGCCTCTGGGAGCATCCGCTGCGCAAGAAGTGGTTCGGCGGCGGCACGGACCTGCCCGGCATCCACTCCATCTGCCCGCACCCGAAGAACGCGAACGAGCTCGTCATCGGCGTCTCGTGCGGCGGCGTCTGGCGCACGCAGGACGGCGGCCAGCGCTGGGAGGTGAGCCAGGGCATGTTTGCCGAGTACATGCCTCCGGAGCTGCGCGAGGACCCCGCGATCCAGGATCCGCACCGCCTGGCGCGCTGCGCCGCGCAGCCGGACCGCATCTGGTCCCAGCACCACAACGGCGTCTTCCGCTCGGACGACGCGGGCAACCGGTGGGTGAACATCGCCGAGAGCGCGCCGAGCGTCTTCGGGTTCGCCATGGCGGTCCACCCGAAGAACCCGGACGTCGCCTGGCGCGTGCCGGCCATCAAGGACGAGCAGCGGGTGCCCGTGGATGCCCGCGTCGTCGTCTCGCGCACGCGCGACGCCGGCAAGAGCTGGGAGGTGCTGCGCGAGGGGCTGCCCCAGGAGCACGCGTACGATCTCACGCTGCGGCACGCCCTGGACGTGGACGCCACCGGAGACCGGCTGGCGTTCGGCAGCACGACGGGCTCGCTCTGGGTGTCCGAGAACGGCGGGGACTCCTGGGCGCACATCTCCGCGCACCTGCCCCCCGTCTACGCGGTCCGCTTCGCTTGA
- the zwf gene encoding glucose-6-phosphate dehydrogenase → MSQTATARGEQWNSTGATAEAAPEPCVFVLFGASGDLARRKLLPALFQLYQRGLLPESFALVGASLSPLGREGFQASIRSSLEQSLGEQDGTAWQAFARRLDYVAMDLSRAEDYTRLGERLSQVDREWGTRGNRLFYLSVAPKLFGPVVDHLGAAGLARARSGSWVRIIVEKPFGTDLSSARQLNARLHRHFDESSIYRMDHYLGKEMVQNLLVLRFANGLFEPLWNRQHIDHVQITNAEALGMEGRGGSYEQSGAVRDMIQGHVFQVLSLLAMEPPQDLSPESVRSAKVEALQTARAFSPERIRTECVRGQYGPGQSGGSLVPGYRQERGVAADSGVETYALLTMRFDSMRWAGVPFYVRSGKRLKERVTEVVVRFKPGPFHFPGLDGQEQTEGNRLVIRIQPEEGLALRINTKVPGRGLRMREVDLSFLYAQGFGERLPEAYEPLLLEGLLGNSTLYTRRDMVERSWELVMPVLEAWGATKAEPNYAAGTWGPAEARSLLESQGRAWNRE, encoded by the coding sequence ATGTCGCAGACCGCAACCGCAAGAGGGGAGCAGTGGAATTCAACCGGAGCCACCGCCGAGGCTGCCCCCGAGCCCTGTGTCTTCGTCCTGTTCGGGGCCTCGGGGGACCTGGCTCGGCGCAAGCTCCTGCCGGCTCTCTTCCAGCTCTACCAGCGAGGCTTGCTGCCCGAGAGCTTCGCCCTGGTGGGCGCCTCGCTCTCTCCGCTAGGCCGGGAGGGCTTCCAGGCGAGCATCCGGTCCAGCCTCGAGCAGTCGCTGGGCGAGCAGGATGGCACCGCCTGGCAGGCCTTCGCCCGGCGGCTCGACTACGTGGCGATGGATCTCTCCCGTGCCGAGGACTACACGCGTCTCGGCGAGCGCCTGAGCCAGGTGGACCGGGAGTGGGGGACGCGGGGCAATCGCCTCTTCTATCTCTCGGTGGCGCCGAAGCTGTTCGGCCCGGTGGTGGACCACCTCGGAGCGGCCGGGCTGGCTCGCGCTCGGAGCGGCAGCTGGGTCCGCATCATCGTCGAGAAGCCCTTCGGCACGGATCTCTCCAGCGCCCGGCAGCTCAACGCGCGCCTGCACCGCCACTTCGACGAGTCGAGCATCTACCGGATGGACCACTACCTGGGGAAGGAGATGGTCCAGAACCTGCTCGTGCTGCGCTTCGCCAACGGGCTGTTCGAGCCGCTGTGGAACCGCCAGCACATCGACCACGTGCAGATCACCAACGCGGAGGCGCTGGGGATGGAGGGGCGTGGCGGCTCCTACGAGCAGTCGGGCGCGGTGCGAGACATGATCCAGGGGCACGTCTTTCAGGTGCTCTCGCTGCTGGCCATGGAGCCGCCCCAGGACTTGTCCCCGGAGTCCGTGCGCAGCGCCAAGGTGGAGGCCCTGCAGACGGCGCGCGCCTTCTCGCCCGAGCGCATCCGCACCGAGTGTGTCCGGGGGCAGTACGGTCCGGGGCAGTCGGGCGGGAGCCTCGTGCCCGGCTATCGGCAGGAGCGGGGCGTGGCGGCCGACTCCGGCGTGGAGACCTACGCCCTGCTGACGATGCGCTTTGACAGCATGCGCTGGGCGGGAGTGCCCTTCTATGTCCGCTCCGGCAAGCGCCTGAAGGAGCGGGTGACGGAGGTGGTGGTGCGGTTCAAGCCAGGGCCCTTCCACTTCCCAGGGCTGGACGGACAGGAGCAGACGGAGGGCAACCGGCTGGTGATCCGCATCCAGCCCGAGGAGGGGCTGGCGCTGCGCATCAACACCAAGGTGCCCGGGCGCGGGTTGCGCATGCGCGAGGTGGACCTGAGCTTCCTGTACGCCCAGGGCTTCGGCGAGCGCCTGCCCGAGGCCTACGAGCCGCTGCTGCTGGAGGGCCTGCTGGGGAACTCCACGCTCTACACGCGACGGGACATGGTGGAGCGGAGCTGGGAGCTGGTCATGCCCGTCCTGGAGGCCTGGGGCGCGACGAAGGCCGAGCCCAACTACGCCGCCGGGACGTGGGGGCCGGCCGAGGCCCGGAGCCTGCTCGAGAGCCAGGGCCGCGCCTGGAACAGGGAGTGA
- a CDS encoding DoxX family protein, giving the protein MSRDVPVERPSLLKTIARIWLGASLLFAGAGHLTWARTEFLAQVPKWVPLDADFVVLASGVVELVLGAALIFARRWRTQVGWVVAAFFVAIFPGNISQYANGISAFGLDTDRARFIRLFFQPVLVAWALWSTGAWAAFRASKRSESLSASSSSHPG; this is encoded by the coding sequence ATGTCTCGAGACGTTCCTGTGGAGCGCCCCAGTCTCCTGAAGACGATTGCACGCATCTGGCTGGGAGCCTCCTTGCTGTTCGCGGGAGCGGGCCACCTGACGTGGGCCCGCACCGAGTTCCTGGCCCAGGTTCCGAAGTGGGTCCCCCTGGACGCCGACTTCGTCGTCCTCGCGTCGGGCGTGGTGGAGCTGGTGCTCGGCGCGGCGCTCATCTTCGCGCGCCGCTGGCGCACGCAAGTCGGGTGGGTGGTGGCGGCGTTCTTCGTCGCCATCTTTCCGGGCAACATCTCGCAGTACGCCAATGGCATCAGCGCGTTCGGGCTCGACACCGACAGGGCGCGGTTCATCCGGCTCTTCTTCCAGCCGGTCCTGGTCGCCTGGGCACTCTGGTCGACAGGCGCGTGGGCTGCCTTTCGAGCGTCGAAGCGCTCGGAGAGCCTTTCCGCCTCGTCGAGCAGCCACCCGGGGTAG
- a CDS encoding saccharopine dehydrogenase family protein: MSKPSKTEFDVIVWGATGFTGRLVAEYLARTQDKHGARWALAGRDRGKLEQIRGSLVGLNAACAELPLLLADAKDAASLDAMVSRTRVIVTTVGPYARHGSELVAACVRNGTDYCDLTGEVQWMRKMIDAHHAGARESGARIVHTCGFDSIPSDLGVLMLQEFMREHHASHCDRIRLFVTKMRGGISGGTVASALQVMEDVRADPSLRRVLSNPHGLDPEPRRGRPEERDQMGVHYSKELGRWTGPFFMAPVNTRVVRRSNALLGHPWGQDFLYSEAASFSRGPKGLLTALSMAGGVGAFFVAASVPAVRRQLEKHVLPAPGTGPSAEDRERGCFDILLLGEGKAQGGGRVKLEGRVAAQGDPGYAATARMLAESALCLAFDSIASEGGVLTPASSMGMKLVERLRRAGMTFEVKPASA; this comes from the coding sequence ATGTCCAAACCATCGAAAACCGAGTTTGACGTCATCGTCTGGGGCGCTACCGGGTTCACCGGTCGCCTCGTCGCCGAGTACCTCGCCCGTACCCAGGACAAGCATGGTGCCCGCTGGGCGCTGGCGGGTCGTGACCGAGGGAAGCTCGAGCAGATTCGCGGTTCGCTCGTAGGGCTCAACGCCGCCTGCGCCGAGCTGCCGCTGCTGCTGGCGGACGCGAAGGACGCGGCCTCGCTGGATGCCATGGTGTCCAGGACGCGTGTCATCGTGACCACCGTGGGGCCCTATGCGCGCCATGGCAGCGAGCTGGTGGCCGCCTGCGTGCGCAACGGCACCGACTACTGCGATCTGACGGGCGAGGTGCAGTGGATGCGCAAGATGATCGACGCCCACCATGCCGGGGCGCGGGAGAGCGGCGCGCGCATCGTGCACACCTGCGGCTTCGACTCCATCCCGTCGGACCTGGGCGTGCTCATGCTCCAGGAGTTCATGCGCGAGCACCACGCGAGCCACTGTGATCGCATCCGACTGTTCGTGACGAAGATGCGCGGAGGGATCAGTGGAGGCACCGTCGCGAGCGCGCTGCAGGTGATGGAGGACGTGCGGGCGGACCCCTCGTTGCGCCGCGTGCTGAGCAATCCGCACGGACTGGACCCGGAGCCGAGGCGCGGCCGGCCCGAGGAGCGGGACCAGATGGGCGTGCACTACAGCAAGGAGCTGGGCCGATGGACGGGCCCCTTCTTCATGGCGCCCGTCAACACGCGAGTGGTGCGGCGCTCCAACGCGCTGCTCGGCCATCCATGGGGCCAGGACTTCCTCTACTCCGAGGCCGCGAGCTTCTCGCGTGGCCCCAAGGGACTGCTGACCGCGTTGAGCATGGCGGGGGGCGTGGGGGCCTTCTTCGTGGCCGCGAGCGTGCCGGCGGTGCGGCGCCAGCTCGAGAAGCATGTGCTGCCAGCTCCTGGCACGGGCCCCTCGGCGGAGGATCGCGAGCGGGGCTGCTTCGACATCCTCCTGCTGGGCGAGGGCAAGGCGCAGGGGGGAGGCAGGGTGAAGCTGGAGGGGAGGGTGGCGGCCCAGGGAGACCCGGGGTACGCGGCGACGGCGCGGATGCTGGCCGAGTCGGCGCTGTGCCTGGCCTTCGACTCGATTGCCTCGGAGGGAGGAGTGCTCACCCCCGCCTCCAGCATGGGGATGAAGCTGGTGGAGCGGCTGCGCCGGGCGGGGATGACCTTCGAGGTGAAGCCCGCGAGCGCCTGA
- a CDS encoding glycine cleavage system protein R — protein MRVHAAEAGCYGPAMPQLIVTAVGPDRPGLVAELTRHVYDVGGSLADSRMVNLRGHFALLALIVGSAEALASLRSKLESEGAGLGLRLEMYEAGAAGSRAPGSIPYRLKVYSNDQPGIAARVTGLLRQHSVNVEELETRIESAPFAGTPLFVLEGVVTLPQGTSARKMREELAALGEQIGCDIDLDAI, from the coding sequence ATGCGCGTTCACGCCGCCGAGGCAGGTTGTTATGGTCCGGCCATGCCTCAGCTCATCGTTACCGCAGTGGGTCCTGATCGCCCTGGGCTCGTCGCCGAGCTCACCCGTCACGTGTATGACGTCGGCGGCAGCCTCGCCGACAGCCGCATGGTCAATCTTCGCGGCCACTTCGCCCTGCTGGCGCTCATCGTGGGCTCCGCCGAGGCGCTCGCCTCGCTCCGCAGCAAGCTCGAGAGCGAAGGCGCCGGGCTGGGGCTGCGCCTGGAGATGTATGAGGCGGGCGCCGCCGGCTCCCGAGCTCCCGGCAGCATCCCGTACCGGCTGAAGGTCTACAGCAACGATCAGCCAGGCATCGCCGCGCGTGTGACAGGGCTGCTGCGCCAGCACTCCGTCAATGTCGAGGAACTGGAGACGCGGATCGAGTCGGCGCCCTTCGCGGGGACGCCGCTCTTCGTGCTCGAGGGGGTCGTCACCCTCCCGCAGGGCACGAGCGCCCGCAAGATGCGTGAGGAGCTGGCGGCCCTGGGCGAGCAGATCGGCTGCGACATCGATCTCGACGCCATCTGA
- a CDS encoding DoxX family protein, with amino-acid sequence MTTRVSDGMRPTQALSIGLWVVQALLGLVFAGTGVWKLLTPIPRLAEMIPWAGQVPEAFLYATAVSDLCGGLGIVLPALTRIKPGLTVLAALGCAALQLPAIIFHFSRGEAANTPFNFLLVALSLFVFWGRRYRAPIPPRA; translated from the coding sequence ATGACGACTCGGGTCAGTGACGGCATGCGGCCCACCCAAGCTCTTTCCATCGGCCTGTGGGTCGTCCAGGCGCTCCTGGGGCTCGTCTTCGCCGGCACGGGCGTCTGGAAGCTCCTGACGCCGATCCCTCGGCTCGCCGAGATGATCCCGTGGGCGGGACAGGTGCCGGAGGCGTTCCTGTACGCGACGGCGGTGAGCGATCTGTGCGGAGGGCTCGGCATCGTCCTGCCCGCGCTCACGCGCATCAAGCCGGGCTTGACGGTGCTGGCCGCGCTGGGCTGCGCGGCGCTCCAGCTCCCCGCGATCATCTTCCACTTCTCGCGCGGAGAGGCCGCGAATACCCCCTTCAACTTCCTGCTCGTCGCGCTCTCGCTCTTCGTCTTCTGGGGGCGACGGTACCGGGCCCCCATTCCGCCTCGGGCTTGA
- a CDS encoding winged helix-turn-helix transcriptional regulator, with product MTRSYDDDCVATREILSLVGDKWSVMVIVNLGEGAMRFSDLKRAIEGISQRMLTLTLRGLERDGLVTRTVLPTTPPRVDYELTRLGRTLLEPVTALATWAQHHRPEIQRAREAFQRMARAK from the coding sequence ATGACCAGGAGCTACGACGACGACTGCGTCGCGACGCGTGAGATCCTCAGCCTCGTCGGGGACAAGTGGAGCGTGATGGTCATCGTCAACCTGGGCGAAGGCGCGATGCGCTTCAGCGATCTCAAGCGCGCCATCGAGGGGATCTCCCAGCGCATGCTGACCCTCACGCTGCGCGGCCTCGAGCGTGACGGGCTGGTGACGCGGACCGTCCTTCCGACGACTCCGCCGCGCGTGGACTATGAGCTCACGCGGCTCGGACGAACACTGCTCGAGCCAGTGACCGCGCTCGCCACCTGGGCGCAACACCACAGGCCGGAGATCCAGCGCGCCCGCGAGGCATTCCAACGCATGGCCAGGGCGAAGTGA